Proteins encoded within one genomic window of Oncorhynchus masou masou isolate Uvic2021 chromosome 1, UVic_Omas_1.1, whole genome shotgun sequence:
- the LOC135547454 gene encoding vacuolar protein sorting-associated protein 35-like isoform X2: protein MQSPQDEQEKLLDEAVQAVKVQSFQMKRCLDKNKLMDALKHASNMLGELRTSMLSPKSYYELYMAISDELHYLEVYLTDEFAKGRKVADLYELVQYAGNIIPRLYLLITVGVVYVRSFPQSRKDILKDLVEMCRGVQHPLRGLFLRNYLLQCTRNILPDDGEQLEGEDAMTGDINDSIDFVLLNFAEMNKLWVRMQHQGHSRDREKREKERQELRILVGTNLVRLSQLEGVNVEKYKQIVLSGVLEQVVNCRDSLAQEYLMECIIQVFPDEFHLQTLNLFLRSCADLHQHVNVKNIIIALIDRLALFAHREDGPGIPAEIKLFDIFSQQVATVIQSRQDMPSEDVVSLQVSLINLAMKCYPDRVDYVDKVLESTVEIFNKLNLEHIATSSAVSKELTRLLKIPVDTYNNILTVLQLKHFPPLFEYFDYESRKSMSCYVLSNTLDYNTTILSQEQVDAILSLVSTLIQDQPDQPAEDPDPEDFAEEQSLVGRFIHLLLSDDPDQQYLILNTARKHFGAGGNQRIRYTLPPLVFAAYQLAFRYKENSSSDDKWEKKCQKIFSFAHQTISALIKAELAELPLRLFLQGALAAGEIGFENHETVAYEFMSQAFSLYEDEISDSKAQLAAITLIIGTFERTKCFSEENHEPLRTQCALAASKLLKKPDQCRAVSICAHLFWSGRNTEKNGEEILDGKRVMECLKKALKIANQCMDPSLQVQLFIEILNRYVCFYERENDAVTVQVLNQLIQKIREDLPNLEASEETEQINKHFHNTLEHLRLQRESPESEGPAYEGLVL, encoded by the exons ATG CAGTCACCCCAGGACGAGCAGGAAAAGCTACTTGATGAAGCTGTGCAGGCTGTCAAGGTCCAGTCATTTCAGATGAAGCGTTGCCTG GACAAGAACAAGCTGATGGATGCATTGAAACATGCATCTAACATGCTGGGCGAACTCAGGACATCCATGTTATCGCCAAAGAGCTACTACGAACTCT ACATGGCCATCTCTGACGAGCTCCACTACCTGGAGGTGTACCTGACAGATGAGTTTGCCAAAGGCAGGAAGGTGGCTGACCTCTATGAGCTGGTTCAATATGCAGGGAACATCATCCCCAGACT ttaCCTGCTGATCACTGTGGGGGTGGTGTATGTTCGCTCCTTCCCTCAGTCGCGCAAGGACATCCTGAAGGACCTGGTGGAGATGTGTCGTGGGGTGCAGCACCCGCTGAGAGGCCTGTTCCTCAGGAACTACCTGCTGCAGTGCACCCGCAACATCTTGCCTGACGACGGGGAGCAGTTAGA GGGGGAGGATGCGATGACGGGAGACATTAACGACTCCATTGACTTTGTGTTGCTGAATTTTGCTGAGATGAATAAGCTGTGGGTGCGCATGCAGCACCAGGGCCACAGCCgagacagggagaagagggagaaggagaggcaaGAGCTGCGCATCCTGGTCGGGACCAACCTGGTTCGACTCAGCCAGCTGGAGGGGGTCAACGTGGAAAAGTATAAACAG ATTGTGCTGTCCGGTGTCCTAGAACAGGTGGTAAACTGCAGAGATTCCCTGGCTCAAGAATATCTCATGGAGTGCATCATTCAG GTTTTCCCTGATGAGTTCCACCTTCAGACACTGAACCTATTCCTTCGTTCCTGTGCCGACCTGCATCAGCACGTCAATGTTAAAAACATCATCATCGCTCTCATTGACAG ACTGGCTTTGTTTGCTCACCGAGAAGATGGACCTGGAATCCCTGCTGAAATCAAACTGTTTGATATTTTCTCCCAACAAGTAGCCACAGTTATACAG TCCCGCCAGGACATGCCTTCGGAGGATGTGGTCTCACTACAGGTGTCCCTCATCAACCTGGCAATGAAGTGCTACCCTGACCGGGTGGACTATGTGGACAAGGTGTTGGAGAGCACAGTGGAGATCTTCAATAAGCTCAACCTGGAGCA CATTGCAACCAGTAGCGCAGTCTCGAAAGAGTTGACGAGGCTGCTGAAGATCCCAGTGGACACCTACAACAACATTCTGACCGTTCTGCAACTCAAGCACTTCCCACCACTCTTCGAGTACTTTGATTATGAGTCCCGTAAAAGCATGAGCTGTTATGTTCTGAGCAACACTCTGGACTACAACACCACCATTCTATCCCAGGAgcag gTGGATGCCATCCTATCCCTGGTGTCGACACTGATCCAGGACCAGCCAGACCAGCCCGCTGAGGACCCAGACCCAGAGGACTTTGCTGAGGAGCAGAGCCTTGTGGGTCGCTTCATTCATCTGCTGCTTTCCGATGACCCCGACCAACAGTATCTG ATCCTGAATACAGCCAGGAAGCACTTTGGTGCTGGGGGGAACCAGAGGATTCGCTACACTCTTCCACCGCTGGTGTTTGCTGCCTATCAGCTGGCCTTCCGCTACAAAGAGAACTCTTCATCA GATGATAAATGGGAGAAGAAGTGCCAGAAGATCTTCTCGTTTGCCCACCAAACCATCAGTGCTCTGATCAAGGCTGAGCtggctgagctgcccctcagactCTTTCTACAGGGGGCGCTTGCCGCAGGAGAGATTGGCTTCGAGAACCACGAGACTGTGGCCTACGAGTTTATGTCACAG gcCTTCTCCCTGTATGAGGATGAGATCAGCGACTCCAAGGCTCAACTAGCAGCTATCACGCTGATCATCGGCACGTTTGAGAGAACAAAATGCTTCAGCGAGGAGAACCACGAGCCTCTGAGGACACAGTGTGCGCTCGCTGCCTCCAAACTGCTCAAGAAGCCAGACCAGTGTCGGGCCGTCAGCATCTGTGCACACCTCTTCTGGTCCGGACGCAACACTGAAAAGaatggagaggag ATTCTTGACGGGAAGAGGGTGATGGAGTGCTTAAAGAAGGCCCTGAAAATCGCCAACCAGTGCATGGACCCGTCATTGCAAGTGCAGCTCTTCATTGAGATCCTGAACAGATATGTCTGTTTCTACGAAAGAGAGAATGATGCG GTGACGGTCCAGGTTCTGAACCAGCTGATCCAGAAGATCCGAGAGGACCTGCCAAACCTGGAGGCCAGCGAGGAGACGGAGCAGATCAACAAACACTTCCACAACACACTGGAGCACCTGCGTTTGCAGAGAGAGTCGCCGGAGTCCGAGGGGCCTGCTTATGAGGGCCTGGTGCTGTAG
- the LOC135547454 gene encoding vacuolar protein sorting-associated protein 35-like isoform X1, with the protein MPTTQQSPQDEQEKLLDEAVQAVKVQSFQMKRCLDKNKLMDALKHASNMLGELRTSMLSPKSYYELYMAISDELHYLEVYLTDEFAKGRKVADLYELVQYAGNIIPRLYLLITVGVVYVRSFPQSRKDILKDLVEMCRGVQHPLRGLFLRNYLLQCTRNILPDDGEQLEGEDAMTGDINDSIDFVLLNFAEMNKLWVRMQHQGHSRDREKREKERQELRILVGTNLVRLSQLEGVNVEKYKQIVLSGVLEQVVNCRDSLAQEYLMECIIQVFPDEFHLQTLNLFLRSCADLHQHVNVKNIIIALIDRLALFAHREDGPGIPAEIKLFDIFSQQVATVIQSRQDMPSEDVVSLQVSLINLAMKCYPDRVDYVDKVLESTVEIFNKLNLEHIATSSAVSKELTRLLKIPVDTYNNILTVLQLKHFPPLFEYFDYESRKSMSCYVLSNTLDYNTTILSQEQVDAILSLVSTLIQDQPDQPAEDPDPEDFAEEQSLVGRFIHLLLSDDPDQQYLILNTARKHFGAGGNQRIRYTLPPLVFAAYQLAFRYKENSSSDDKWEKKCQKIFSFAHQTISALIKAELAELPLRLFLQGALAAGEIGFENHETVAYEFMSQAFSLYEDEISDSKAQLAAITLIIGTFERTKCFSEENHEPLRTQCALAASKLLKKPDQCRAVSICAHLFWSGRNTEKNGEEILDGKRVMECLKKALKIANQCMDPSLQVQLFIEILNRYVCFYERENDAVTVQVLNQLIQKIREDLPNLEASEETEQINKHFHNTLEHLRLQRESPESEGPAYEGLVL; encoded by the exons ATG CCTACCACACAGCAGTCACCCCAGGACGAGCAGGAAAAGCTACTTGATGAAGCTGTGCAGGCTGTCAAGGTCCAGTCATTTCAGATGAAGCGTTGCCTG GACAAGAACAAGCTGATGGATGCATTGAAACATGCATCTAACATGCTGGGCGAACTCAGGACATCCATGTTATCGCCAAAGAGCTACTACGAACTCT ACATGGCCATCTCTGACGAGCTCCACTACCTGGAGGTGTACCTGACAGATGAGTTTGCCAAAGGCAGGAAGGTGGCTGACCTCTATGAGCTGGTTCAATATGCAGGGAACATCATCCCCAGACT ttaCCTGCTGATCACTGTGGGGGTGGTGTATGTTCGCTCCTTCCCTCAGTCGCGCAAGGACATCCTGAAGGACCTGGTGGAGATGTGTCGTGGGGTGCAGCACCCGCTGAGAGGCCTGTTCCTCAGGAACTACCTGCTGCAGTGCACCCGCAACATCTTGCCTGACGACGGGGAGCAGTTAGA GGGGGAGGATGCGATGACGGGAGACATTAACGACTCCATTGACTTTGTGTTGCTGAATTTTGCTGAGATGAATAAGCTGTGGGTGCGCATGCAGCACCAGGGCCACAGCCgagacagggagaagagggagaaggagaggcaaGAGCTGCGCATCCTGGTCGGGACCAACCTGGTTCGACTCAGCCAGCTGGAGGGGGTCAACGTGGAAAAGTATAAACAG ATTGTGCTGTCCGGTGTCCTAGAACAGGTGGTAAACTGCAGAGATTCCCTGGCTCAAGAATATCTCATGGAGTGCATCATTCAG GTTTTCCCTGATGAGTTCCACCTTCAGACACTGAACCTATTCCTTCGTTCCTGTGCCGACCTGCATCAGCACGTCAATGTTAAAAACATCATCATCGCTCTCATTGACAG ACTGGCTTTGTTTGCTCACCGAGAAGATGGACCTGGAATCCCTGCTGAAATCAAACTGTTTGATATTTTCTCCCAACAAGTAGCCACAGTTATACAG TCCCGCCAGGACATGCCTTCGGAGGATGTGGTCTCACTACAGGTGTCCCTCATCAACCTGGCAATGAAGTGCTACCCTGACCGGGTGGACTATGTGGACAAGGTGTTGGAGAGCACAGTGGAGATCTTCAATAAGCTCAACCTGGAGCA CATTGCAACCAGTAGCGCAGTCTCGAAAGAGTTGACGAGGCTGCTGAAGATCCCAGTGGACACCTACAACAACATTCTGACCGTTCTGCAACTCAAGCACTTCCCACCACTCTTCGAGTACTTTGATTATGAGTCCCGTAAAAGCATGAGCTGTTATGTTCTGAGCAACACTCTGGACTACAACACCACCATTCTATCCCAGGAgcag gTGGATGCCATCCTATCCCTGGTGTCGACACTGATCCAGGACCAGCCAGACCAGCCCGCTGAGGACCCAGACCCAGAGGACTTTGCTGAGGAGCAGAGCCTTGTGGGTCGCTTCATTCATCTGCTGCTTTCCGATGACCCCGACCAACAGTATCTG ATCCTGAATACAGCCAGGAAGCACTTTGGTGCTGGGGGGAACCAGAGGATTCGCTACACTCTTCCACCGCTGGTGTTTGCTGCCTATCAGCTGGCCTTCCGCTACAAAGAGAACTCTTCATCA GATGATAAATGGGAGAAGAAGTGCCAGAAGATCTTCTCGTTTGCCCACCAAACCATCAGTGCTCTGATCAAGGCTGAGCtggctgagctgcccctcagactCTTTCTACAGGGGGCGCTTGCCGCAGGAGAGATTGGCTTCGAGAACCACGAGACTGTGGCCTACGAGTTTATGTCACAG gcCTTCTCCCTGTATGAGGATGAGATCAGCGACTCCAAGGCTCAACTAGCAGCTATCACGCTGATCATCGGCACGTTTGAGAGAACAAAATGCTTCAGCGAGGAGAACCACGAGCCTCTGAGGACACAGTGTGCGCTCGCTGCCTCCAAACTGCTCAAGAAGCCAGACCAGTGTCGGGCCGTCAGCATCTGTGCACACCTCTTCTGGTCCGGACGCAACACTGAAAAGaatggagaggag ATTCTTGACGGGAAGAGGGTGATGGAGTGCTTAAAGAAGGCCCTGAAAATCGCCAACCAGTGCATGGACCCGTCATTGCAAGTGCAGCTCTTCATTGAGATCCTGAACAGATATGTCTGTTTCTACGAAAGAGAGAATGATGCG GTGACGGTCCAGGTTCTGAACCAGCTGATCCAGAAGATCCGAGAGGACCTGCCAAACCTGGAGGCCAGCGAGGAGACGGAGCAGATCAACAAACACTTCCACAACACACTGGAGCACCTGCGTTTGCAGAGAGAGTCGCCGGAGTCCGAGGGGCCTGCTTATGAGGGCCTGGTGCTGTAG
- the LOC135547454 gene encoding vacuolar protein sorting-associated protein 35-like isoform X3, whose amino-acid sequence MSPQDEQEKLLDEAVQAVKVQSFQMKRCLDKNKLMDALKHASNMLGELRTSMLSPKSYYELYMAISDELHYLEVYLTDEFAKGRKVADLYELVQYAGNIIPRLYLLITVGVVYVRSFPQSRKDILKDLVEMCRGVQHPLRGLFLRNYLLQCTRNILPDDGEQLEGEDAMTGDINDSIDFVLLNFAEMNKLWVRMQHQGHSRDREKREKERQELRILVGTNLVRLSQLEGVNVEKYKQIVLSGVLEQVVNCRDSLAQEYLMECIIQVFPDEFHLQTLNLFLRSCADLHQHVNVKNIIIALIDRLALFAHREDGPGIPAEIKLFDIFSQQVATVIQSRQDMPSEDVVSLQVSLINLAMKCYPDRVDYVDKVLESTVEIFNKLNLEHIATSSAVSKELTRLLKIPVDTYNNILTVLQLKHFPPLFEYFDYESRKSMSCYVLSNTLDYNTTILSQEQVDAILSLVSTLIQDQPDQPAEDPDPEDFAEEQSLVGRFIHLLLSDDPDQQYLILNTARKHFGAGGNQRIRYTLPPLVFAAYQLAFRYKENSSSDDKWEKKCQKIFSFAHQTISALIKAELAELPLRLFLQGALAAGEIGFENHETVAYEFMSQAFSLYEDEISDSKAQLAAITLIIGTFERTKCFSEENHEPLRTQCALAASKLLKKPDQCRAVSICAHLFWSGRNTEKNGEEILDGKRVMECLKKALKIANQCMDPSLQVQLFIEILNRYVCFYERENDAVTVQVLNQLIQKIREDLPNLEASEETEQINKHFHNTLEHLRLQRESPESEGPAYEGLVL is encoded by the exons ATG TCACCCCAGGACGAGCAGGAAAAGCTACTTGATGAAGCTGTGCAGGCTGTCAAGGTCCAGTCATTTCAGATGAAGCGTTGCCTG GACAAGAACAAGCTGATGGATGCATTGAAACATGCATCTAACATGCTGGGCGAACTCAGGACATCCATGTTATCGCCAAAGAGCTACTACGAACTCT ACATGGCCATCTCTGACGAGCTCCACTACCTGGAGGTGTACCTGACAGATGAGTTTGCCAAAGGCAGGAAGGTGGCTGACCTCTATGAGCTGGTTCAATATGCAGGGAACATCATCCCCAGACT ttaCCTGCTGATCACTGTGGGGGTGGTGTATGTTCGCTCCTTCCCTCAGTCGCGCAAGGACATCCTGAAGGACCTGGTGGAGATGTGTCGTGGGGTGCAGCACCCGCTGAGAGGCCTGTTCCTCAGGAACTACCTGCTGCAGTGCACCCGCAACATCTTGCCTGACGACGGGGAGCAGTTAGA GGGGGAGGATGCGATGACGGGAGACATTAACGACTCCATTGACTTTGTGTTGCTGAATTTTGCTGAGATGAATAAGCTGTGGGTGCGCATGCAGCACCAGGGCCACAGCCgagacagggagaagagggagaaggagaggcaaGAGCTGCGCATCCTGGTCGGGACCAACCTGGTTCGACTCAGCCAGCTGGAGGGGGTCAACGTGGAAAAGTATAAACAG ATTGTGCTGTCCGGTGTCCTAGAACAGGTGGTAAACTGCAGAGATTCCCTGGCTCAAGAATATCTCATGGAGTGCATCATTCAG GTTTTCCCTGATGAGTTCCACCTTCAGACACTGAACCTATTCCTTCGTTCCTGTGCCGACCTGCATCAGCACGTCAATGTTAAAAACATCATCATCGCTCTCATTGACAG ACTGGCTTTGTTTGCTCACCGAGAAGATGGACCTGGAATCCCTGCTGAAATCAAACTGTTTGATATTTTCTCCCAACAAGTAGCCACAGTTATACAG TCCCGCCAGGACATGCCTTCGGAGGATGTGGTCTCACTACAGGTGTCCCTCATCAACCTGGCAATGAAGTGCTACCCTGACCGGGTGGACTATGTGGACAAGGTGTTGGAGAGCACAGTGGAGATCTTCAATAAGCTCAACCTGGAGCA CATTGCAACCAGTAGCGCAGTCTCGAAAGAGTTGACGAGGCTGCTGAAGATCCCAGTGGACACCTACAACAACATTCTGACCGTTCTGCAACTCAAGCACTTCCCACCACTCTTCGAGTACTTTGATTATGAGTCCCGTAAAAGCATGAGCTGTTATGTTCTGAGCAACACTCTGGACTACAACACCACCATTCTATCCCAGGAgcag gTGGATGCCATCCTATCCCTGGTGTCGACACTGATCCAGGACCAGCCAGACCAGCCCGCTGAGGACCCAGACCCAGAGGACTTTGCTGAGGAGCAGAGCCTTGTGGGTCGCTTCATTCATCTGCTGCTTTCCGATGACCCCGACCAACAGTATCTG ATCCTGAATACAGCCAGGAAGCACTTTGGTGCTGGGGGGAACCAGAGGATTCGCTACACTCTTCCACCGCTGGTGTTTGCTGCCTATCAGCTGGCCTTCCGCTACAAAGAGAACTCTTCATCA GATGATAAATGGGAGAAGAAGTGCCAGAAGATCTTCTCGTTTGCCCACCAAACCATCAGTGCTCTGATCAAGGCTGAGCtggctgagctgcccctcagactCTTTCTACAGGGGGCGCTTGCCGCAGGAGAGATTGGCTTCGAGAACCACGAGACTGTGGCCTACGAGTTTATGTCACAG gcCTTCTCCCTGTATGAGGATGAGATCAGCGACTCCAAGGCTCAACTAGCAGCTATCACGCTGATCATCGGCACGTTTGAGAGAACAAAATGCTTCAGCGAGGAGAACCACGAGCCTCTGAGGACACAGTGTGCGCTCGCTGCCTCCAAACTGCTCAAGAAGCCAGACCAGTGTCGGGCCGTCAGCATCTGTGCACACCTCTTCTGGTCCGGACGCAACACTGAAAAGaatggagaggag ATTCTTGACGGGAAGAGGGTGATGGAGTGCTTAAAGAAGGCCCTGAAAATCGCCAACCAGTGCATGGACCCGTCATTGCAAGTGCAGCTCTTCATTGAGATCCTGAACAGATATGTCTGTTTCTACGAAAGAGAGAATGATGCG GTGACGGTCCAGGTTCTGAACCAGCTGATCCAGAAGATCCGAGAGGACCTGCCAAACCTGGAGGCCAGCGAGGAGACGGAGCAGATCAACAAACACTTCCACAACACACTGGAGCACCTGCGTTTGCAGAGAGAGTCGCCGGAGTCCGAGGGGCCTGCTTATGAGGGCCTGGTGCTGTAG